Proteins from a genomic interval of Ferrovibrio terrae:
- a CDS encoding Lrp/AsnC family transcriptional regulator encodes MPKENLDDFDRKILAALQADARLSNVDLAEKVGLSPSPCLRRVKRLEEDGYIRGYRAVLDRRKLGLGLTVYVDIKVEKHSAENAASHQRMLEAIPEVVSAHMVSGEADFFAEVVVPDLAAYEELLTQRLLSLPMVKDIRSNFVIRAIKTDGALPLAHLAEV; translated from the coding sequence GTGCCAAAAGAGAACCTTGACGACTTCGACCGCAAGATCCTGGCCGCCCTGCAGGCCGATGCCCGGCTAAGTAACGTCGACCTAGCCGAAAAGGTAGGCCTGTCGCCATCGCCCTGCCTGCGCCGGGTCAAGCGGCTGGAGGAGGACGGCTATATCCGCGGCTATCGCGCGGTGCTGGATCGCCGCAAGCTCGGCCTCGGCCTCACGGTCTATGTCGATATCAAGGTGGAAAAGCATTCGGCCGAGAATGCCGCCAGCCACCAGCGCATGCTGGAGGCGATTCCCGAAGTGGTGTCGGCGCACATGGTCTCGGGTGAGGCCGATTTCTTCGCCGAGGTGGTGGTACCCGATCTAGCGGCCTACGAGGAATTGCTGACCCAGCGCTTGTTGTCGCTGCCGATGGTGAAGGACATCCGCTCCAATTTCGTGATCCGGGCGATCAAGACCGACGGAGCCTTGCCATTGGCGCATCTGGCGGAGGTCTAG
- a CDS encoding glycosyltransferase — MSKSLAMRYSGLFVLLIVGVLNLAGWAYMNRPIEPRPWGEVISGFDYTPFRADQDPRTNKFASEAEIEQDMQILAGQVRQIRTYSTIDGQGEIAKIAGRYGLEVMQGSWLDGRLERNEEEIKNLIEIAATNSNIRRVLVGNETLLRADMPIQDLVEYIRRVRTGLANRGKHVEVSTPETWDVWLRYPQLGREVDFIAIHLLPYWEGQAPDKAVEYALSRYQQVKDAFPTKKVVITEIGWPSEGRTRRDAVPSPTTQAAFMRAFLNIANQRGLDYFLQEAFDQPWKRNIEGSVGAYWGIYNADRTPKFPMTGPVSDRPHWPQLAAASILLALPLMAWFLARWADLRFSGRFFFIALIQVVTSALVMVVDSGLRTYMSPGIALMWAMLLPLLLLLFMVVLVEGLELSEVIWASRRQRHFLPFRTDVERSWPKVSIHIPAYNEPPEMLKRTLDALNRLDYPNFEVLLIDNNTKDEKVWRPVEEYCRTHLDPEKFRFFHVSPLKGFKAGALNFALRNTAKDVEIVGVIDADYLVEPDWLKSLVPYFDRADIGFVQAPQDHYDWKNDTFKEFINWEYAGFFQIGMVQRNERDAIIQHGTMTLVRKAAIDHVGIWAEWCICEDAEMGLRLLAGGWHSVYTDKRYGYGLTPDSFAGYKSQRFRWAYGAVQIIKRHWRDMLPGDERKLDPMQRYHFVTGWLPWFADALGLIFAIASLVWTVGVLILPKYFELPLALFLLPVVAVFGAKLAQFLWLYKIRVACSLRQRLGAGLAGLALTYTIAKAMLFGLFTSKLPFIRTPKHEDQAAVVQAFIMAQEETLIAVLLLLAGIGMWNFQGGEDPEARLWAIVMWAQSMPYWASLILAFISTTPKSPSKTAAIPAPTSTPTDAASQGSPAQ, encoded by the coding sequence GTGTCCAAGTCTCTTGCCATGCGCTATTCGGGACTGTTCGTCCTGCTCATTGTCGGCGTCCTCAATCTGGCCGGCTGGGCCTATATGAACCGTCCGATCGAACCGCGCCCCTGGGGCGAAGTGATCAGCGGTTTCGATTACACGCCGTTCCGCGCCGACCAGGATCCGCGCACCAACAAATTTGCCAGCGAAGCCGAGATCGAACAGGACATGCAAATCCTGGCTGGCCAGGTGCGGCAGATCCGCACCTATTCGACCATCGACGGGCAGGGCGAGATCGCCAAGATCGCCGGCCGCTATGGCCTCGAGGTGATGCAGGGCAGCTGGCTCGACGGCCGCCTCGAGCGCAACGAGGAAGAAATCAAAAACCTGATCGAAATCGCGGCGACAAATAGCAACATCCGCCGCGTGCTGGTCGGCAACGAAACGCTGCTGCGCGCCGACATGCCGATCCAGGATCTGGTCGAGTATATTCGTCGCGTCCGCACCGGCCTTGCCAATCGCGGCAAACATGTCGAAGTCTCGACGCCGGAAACCTGGGACGTCTGGCTGCGCTATCCGCAGCTCGGCCGCGAGGTTGACTTCATCGCTATCCATCTGCTGCCCTACTGGGAAGGCCAGGCGCCGGACAAGGCGGTGGAATACGCGCTCAGCCGCTATCAGCAGGTGAAGGACGCCTTTCCGACCAAAAAGGTGGTGATCACCGAAATCGGCTGGCCGTCGGAAGGTCGCACGCGCCGCGATGCCGTGCCGAGCCCGACGACGCAGGCGGCGTTCATGCGCGCCTTCCTCAACATCGCCAACCAGCGCGGCCTCGATTACTTTCTGCAGGAAGCCTTCGACCAGCCATGGAAGCGCAATATCGAAGGCTCGGTCGGCGCCTATTGGGGCATCTACAATGCCGACCGCACGCCGAAATTTCCGATGACCGGCCCGGTCAGCGACCGGCCGCACTGGCCGCAGCTGGCTGCCGCCTCGATCCTGCTGGCGCTGCCGCTGATGGCCTGGTTCCTGGCGCGCTGGGCCGATCTGCGCTTCTCGGGCCGTTTCTTCTTCATCGCGCTGATCCAGGTTGTCACCAGCGCGCTGGTGATGGTGGTCGATTCAGGATTGCGAACGTATATGAGTCCCGGCATCGCACTGATGTGGGCGATGCTGCTGCCATTGCTGCTCTTGCTGTTCATGGTGGTGCTGGTCGAAGGACTGGAGCTTTCGGAAGTGATCTGGGCGAGCCGACGGCAACGGCACTTCCTGCCGTTCCGCACCGATGTGGAGCGGTCCTGGCCCAAGGTCTCGATTCATATCCCGGCCTATAACGAACCGCCGGAAATGCTGAAGCGCACGCTCGATGCGCTCAACCGCCTTGATTATCCGAATTTCGAAGTGCTGCTGATCGACAACAACACCAAGGACGAGAAGGTCTGGCGGCCGGTCGAGGAATACTGCCGCACGCATCTCGATCCCGAGAAGTTTCGTTTCTTCCATGTCTCGCCGCTGAAAGGCTTCAAGGCCGGCGCGCTGAACTTCGCACTGCGCAACACGGCCAAGGATGTTGAGATCGTCGGCGTGATCGATGCCGATTATCTGGTCGAGCCCGACTGGCTGAAGTCGCTGGTGCCGTATTTCGATCGCGCCGATATCGGCTTCGTGCAGGCACCGCAGGATCACTACGACTGGAAGAACGACACCTTCAAGGAATTCATCAACTGGGAATATGCCGGCTTCTTCCAGATCGGCATGGTGCAGCGGAATGAACGCGACGCCATCATCCAGCACGGCACCATGACCCTTGTGCGCAAGGCCGCCATCGACCACGTCGGCATCTGGGCCGAGTGGTGCATCTGCGAGGATGCCGAGATGGGTCTGCGCCTGCTCGCCGGCGGCTGGCACTCGGTCTACACCGACAAGCGTTATGGCTATGGCCTGACACCCGACAGCTTTGCGGGCTACAAGAGCCAGCGTTTCCGTTGGGCCTATGGCGCGGTGCAGATCATCAAGCGGCACTGGCGCGACATGCTGCCGGGCGACGAGCGCAAACTCGACCCGATGCAGCGCTATCACTTCGTGACCGGCTGGCTGCCGTGGTTCGCCGATGCGCTGGGCCTGATCTTCGCCATCGCCTCGCTGGTCTGGACCGTTGGCGTGCTGATCCTGCCTAAATATTTCGAACTGCCGCTGGCGCTGTTCCTGCTGCCGGTGGTGGCGGTGTTCGGCGCCAAGCTGGCGCAGTTCCTCTGGCTCTACAAGATTCGTGTGGCCTGTTCGCTGCGGCAACGGCTGGGCGCAGGCCTTGCCGGTCTGGCGCTGACCTACACGATTGCCAAGGCGATGCTGTTCGGTCTGTTCACATCGAAACTGCCGTTCATCCGCACGCCCAAGCATGAAGACCAGGCTGCCGTTGTGCAGGCCTTCATCATGGCGCAGGAAGAAACCCTGATCGCGGTGCTGCTGCTGCTCGCCGGCATCGGCATGTGGAATTTCCAGGGTGGCGAAGACCCCGAGGCGCGGCTCTGGGCCATCGTGATGTGGGCGCAGTCCATGCCTTACTGGGCGTCGCTCATCCTCGCCTTCATCAGCACGACGCCGAAATCGCCGAGCAAGACGGCCGCCATTCCGGCACCGACATCCACGCCGACCGATGCTGCCTCGCAGGGCAGCCCGGCGCAGTAA
- a CDS encoding glycoside hydrolase, with translation MTAPTSRPATRFVWLLLLVLLAALANIVAWWWPNQPVQVGNAPYAAQEHVVESMSFAPFRRGQSPLTHVYPTAEQVVEDLESLKGLTRGIRTYTSREGLEVVPPAAQKLGINVMQGVWLGPERDINDKEVAAAIELANKYPDAIKSLVVGNEVLLRKDLTVDEVIAYIRKVKAAVKQPVTYADVWEFWLRFPQLLNEVDFVTVHFLPYWEDLPIAASHSMPHIMEVFREVKAKLPGKPITIGEVGWPSEGRSRRDAVPSRTEAAGFIADFMQTAKKEGLSYNLVEAFDQPWKVKMEGTVGGAWGILNELRQPKFEVGGKVSNLPEWPLFAGLGVLLALILLVLHAQTIVTLSTAGMAAAVGFAQVQAALLSAAIERGLEYNFSVAHQIEAGIAILLIGIFGLLLFRRLLVLLGGKSALTHSPRSLGSAFGLLRPGAGLGAGVLSLRQPRLGEAIYGLLGLWVTYHAVMLVAAGRYRDFPIDYFLLPVAGLLLLRLLAGLFGRNDNAGMARIALGNTFADPQAGTTAQGRFGWEAVLTFLLLCLPVLVVSLETLDNREALYWCAITVVYALPLLGNLALAAQRTTARTAAAV, from the coding sequence ATGACTGCGCCGACATCCCGGCCGGCCACGCGCTTCGTGTGGCTGCTGCTGCTGGTCCTTCTTGCCGCTCTCGCCAATATCGTCGCCTGGTGGTGGCCCAACCAGCCGGTGCAGGTGGGGAATGCCCCCTACGCGGCGCAGGAGCATGTGGTCGAGAGCATGTCGTTTGCGCCATTCCGGCGCGGCCAGAGTCCGCTGACCCACGTTTATCCGACCGCCGAACAGGTGGTCGAGGACCTGGAGAGCCTGAAGGGTCTCACGCGGGGTATTCGCACCTACACGTCGCGCGAAGGCCTCGAAGTGGTGCCGCCGGCGGCGCAGAAGCTCGGTATCAACGTGATGCAGGGCGTCTGGCTCGGGCCGGAGCGCGACATCAACGACAAGGAAGTGGCCGCCGCCATTGAGTTGGCCAACAAATATCCCGACGCGATCAAGTCGCTGGTGGTCGGCAACGAGGTGCTGCTGCGCAAGGACCTGACGGTCGATGAGGTGATCGCCTATATCCGCAAGGTCAAGGCCGCCGTGAAGCAGCCGGTCACCTATGCCGATGTGTGGGAGTTCTGGCTGCGCTTCCCCCAGCTGCTGAACGAAGTCGATTTCGTCACGGTGCATTTCCTGCCCTACTGGGAAGATCTGCCGATCGCGGCGTCGCATTCGATGCCGCATATCATGGAGGTCTTCCGCGAGGTGAAGGCCAAGCTGCCGGGCAAGCCGATCACCATCGGCGAGGTCGGCTGGCCGTCGGAAGGCCGCTCTCGCCGCGACGCTGTCCCGTCGCGCACCGAAGCGGCCGGCTTCATCGCCGACTTCATGCAGACCGCCAAAAAGGAGGGCCTGTCCTACAACCTGGTCGAGGCGTTCGACCAGCCATGGAAGGTCAAGATGGAAGGCACCGTCGGCGGCGCCTGGGGTATCCTGAACGAATTGCGCCAGCCGAAATTCGAAGTTGGCGGCAAGGTGTCGAACCTGCCGGAATGGCCATTGTTCGCCGGCCTGGGTGTGCTGCTGGCGCTGATCCTGCTGGTGCTGCATGCGCAGACGATCGTGACGCTGTCGACCGCCGGCATGGCGGCGGCCGTGGGTTTCGCGCAGGTGCAGGCCGCATTGCTGTCGGCCGCGATCGAGCGTGGCCTGGAATACAATTTCTCCGTGGCGCACCAGATCGAGGCCGGGATCGCCATCCTGCTGATTGGCATCTTCGGGCTGCTGCTGTTCCGCCGCCTGCTCGTGCTGCTTGGCGGCAAAAGCGCACTCACGCATTCGCCGCGCTCATTGGGCAGCGCCTTCGGTCTGCTGCGTCCCGGTGCCGGACTGGGGGCCGGTGTGCTGTCGCTGCGCCAGCCGCGGCTGGGCGAGGCGATCTACGGCCTGCTCGGCCTGTGGGTGACCTATCATGCGGTGATGCTGGTGGCGGCGGGCCGCTACCGCGATTTCCCGATCGACTATTTCCTGCTGCCGGTCGCCGGCCTGCTGCTGCTGCGGCTGCTCGCCGGGCTGTTCGGTCGCAACGACAATGCCGGAATGGCGCGCATCGCGTTGGGCAATACCTTTGCCGATCCGCAGGCGGGCACGACGGCGCAGGGCCGTTTCGGCTGGGAGGCGGTGCTGACGTTCCTGCTGCTCTGCCTGCCGGTGCTGGTAGTCAGCCTCGAGACGCTGGACAACCGCGAGGCGCTCTACTGGTGCGCTATCACGGTCGTCTATGCCCTGCCGCTGCTGGGCAATCTGGCCCTGGCCGCGCAGCGGACGACAGCACGGACAGCTGCCGCCGTCTGA
- a CDS encoding TRAP transporter permease, translating into MTQDTTKSATEAMIEPGTLDKETQRKVEEYIEQEEGAANRLSGWAGHLITALAVIMTLFHMYAAYDIVPTQTLRPVHVGFVMLLIFLLYPVALRFRDRIRWWDVLTALIGIATMAYLVMGGDDLTDRASLPNQTDMMVGAVFVVLILEATRRTTGPIMPVVGIIFIAYAMFGPYLPSPWTHRGYDAERLIGHLYMTLEGIFGSAVDVSSSLIILFTIFGAILQFSGAGKFFIDFSFSAMGGKSTSSGRAIVLSSFLLGGPSGSGVATTVTIGSVAWPMLKKSGYVASAAGGLLAAGGLGAIISPPVLGAAAFLIAEFLKISYLDVIRMAAIPTVLYYFCLLAMVEFDAGKYNIANVDLGKRDSLWDLTKRYGYHFSSLVSIVILMLMGFSPVLSVFWATIAAIAVSYFRRDTALTPKKLIDALAAGSIGVLGTAATCASAGIIVGVVTLTGLGLKFSAIAIAYAGGSLVLTAVYTALIVWIVGLAVPVTASYIICAVIAAPALIKLGVPDYAAHMFIFYYAVLSEVSPPTALSPFAAAAITGADPYRTTLQSWKYTMPAFLVPFVFVLDPNGVGLLLTVPKGGDWTQIAWVTATTAIGIWAYAGATQGWLFGRTGRVVQAALVVAGTLLLFPSLLDAISTTLGSEHLDLMKSVGIALTIALAVFQRGRAALAKRAA; encoded by the coding sequence ATGACGCAGGACACCACCAAGAGCGCCACCGAAGCGATGATTGAGCCGGGCACGCTCGATAAGGAAACCCAGCGCAAGGTCGAGGAATATATCGAACAGGAAGAAGGCGCGGCCAATCGTCTCTCGGGCTGGGCCGGCCACCTGATCACCGCACTCGCCGTGATCATGACCCTGTTCCACATGTATGCCGCCTACGACATCGTACCGACGCAGACGCTGCGACCGGTCCATGTCGGCTTCGTCATGCTGCTGATCTTCCTGCTCTACCCTGTCGCCCTGCGCTTCCGCGACCGCATCCGCTGGTGGGACGTGCTCACCGCCCTGATCGGCATCGCCACCATGGCCTATCTGGTGATGGGCGGCGACGACCTGACCGACCGCGCCAGCCTGCCGAACCAGACCGATATGATGGTCGGCGCCGTCTTCGTCGTGCTGATCCTGGAGGCCACGCGCCGCACCACCGGCCCGATCATGCCGGTGGTCGGCATCATCTTCATCGCCTATGCGATGTTCGGCCCCTATCTGCCGTCGCCCTGGACCCATCGCGGCTACGACGCCGAGCGCCTGATCGGCCATCTCTACATGACGCTGGAAGGCATCTTCGGCTCGGCTGTCGACGTTTCGTCCAGCCTGATCATCCTGTTCACCATCTTCGGTGCCATTCTTCAGTTCTCCGGTGCCGGCAAATTCTTCATCGACTTCTCGTTCTCCGCCATGGGCGGCAAGAGCACCAGCTCTGGTCGCGCCATCGTGCTGTCCTCCTTCCTGCTCGGCGGTCCGTCGGGTTCGGGCGTCGCCACCACGGTGACGATCGGCTCGGTCGCCTGGCCGATGTTGAAGAAATCGGGCTATGTCGCTTCGGCGGCCGGCGGCCTGCTGGCGGCTGGCGGTCTTGGCGCGATCATCTCGCCGCCGGTGCTGGGCGCCGCAGCCTTTCTGATCGCCGAATTCCTCAAGATTTCGTATCTCGACGTCATCCGCATGGCGGCGATTCCCACCGTGCTCTACTACTTCTGCCTTCTGGCGATGGTCGAGTTCGATGCCGGCAAGTACAACATCGCCAATGTCGATCTTGGCAAGCGCGACAGCCTGTGGGACCTGACCAAGCGTTACGGCTATCACTTCAGTTCGCTGGTCTCGATCGTCATCCTGATGCTGATGGGCTTCTCGCCGGTGCTGTCGGTCTTCTGGGCCACCATCGCCGCCATCGCCGTTAGCTATTTCCGTCGCGACACCGCGTTGACCCCGAAGAAGCTGATCGATGCACTGGCTGCCGGCTCCATCGGCGTGCTGGGCACCGCGGCCACCTGCGCCTCGGCCGGCATCATCGTCGGCGTGGTCACGCTGACCGGTCTCGGTCTCAAATTCAGCGCCATCGCCATCGCCTATGCCGGCGGCAGCCTGGTGCTGACGGCGGTGTATACCGCGCTGATCGTGTGGATCGTCGGCCTCGCCGTGCCGGTGACGGCGTCCTACATCATCTGCGCGGTGATCGCGGCCCCGGCCCTGATCAAGCTCGGCGTGCCGGATTATGCCGCGCATATGTTCATCTTCTACTACGCGGTGCTGTCGGAAGTGTCGCCGCCGACCGCGCTGTCGCCCTTCGCCGCCGCCGCCATTACCGGCGCCGATCCGTACCGCACCACGCTGCAGTCGTGGAAATACACGATGCCGGCCTTCCTGGTGCCGTTCGTCTTCGTGCTCGATCCGAATGGCGTCGGCCTGTTGCTGACCGTGCCCAAGGGCGGCGACTGGACGCAGATCGCGTGGGTCACCGCCACCACCGCCATCGGCATCTGGGCCTATGCCGGCGCCACGCAGGGCTGGCTGTTCGGCAGGACCGGCCGCGTCGTGCAGGCCGCGCTGGTCGTGGCCGGCACGCTGCTGCTGTTCCCCTCGCTGCTCGATGCGATCTCGACCACGCTGGGCAGCGAGCATCTCGACCTGATGAAATCGGTCGGCATCGCGCTCACCATCGCACTGGCGGTCTTCCAGCGCGGACGCGCCGCACTGGCCAAACGCGCCGCCTGA
- a CDS encoding TAXI family TRAP transporter solute-binding subunit, translated as MKRLMIGAALAGLVFAAVGATDALAQSKNLSIVTGGTGGVYYPLGGGLANLLTKHVPGWQATAEVTGGSVDNLKLVGAKRADIGFSMADASLDASRGEDKFKGNAINHRTLGVLYPNVMHVVTTEASGVTTLAGLKGKRVSTGSPGSATEVMAFRVLEAAGLDKDKDIKRERLGAAESTNAVKDNKIDAYFWVGGVPTSAVTDLGATPGVKLKLIDHSDVVKKMNDKYGPLYATGQIPAGAYPGQTAPNAMSSVWNILFVADTMDETTAYNITKTIFEKRDEWAQVHAEAKNVKLENQKRENTPVPFHPGAIKYLAEKGIKIDPK; from the coding sequence ATGAAACGCCTGATGATTGGCGCGGCGCTGGCCGGCCTGGTATTCGCAGCGGTTGGCGCGACAGATGCGCTGGCGCAGAGCAAGAATCTTTCCATCGTCACCGGTGGCACCGGCGGCGTGTACTACCCGCTGGGTGGTGGCCTCGCCAACCTGCTGACCAAGCATGTGCCGGGCTGGCAGGCGACTGCCGAAGTGACCGGCGGTTCGGTCGACAACCTGAAGCTCGTCGGTGCCAAGCGCGCCGATATCGGTTTCAGCATGGCCGATGCCTCGCTGGATGCTTCCCGCGGCGAAGACAAGTTCAAGGGCAACGCGATCAATCATCGTACCCTTGGCGTGCTGTATCCGAATGTGATGCATGTCGTTACCACCGAAGCCAGCGGCGTCACCACGCTGGCTGGCCTGAAGGGCAAGCGCGTGTCGACCGGTTCGCCGGGTTCGGCCACCGAAGTGATGGCCTTTCGCGTGCTGGAAGCTGCCGGCCTCGACAAGGACAAGGACATCAAGCGTGAACGTCTCGGCGCCGCTGAGTCGACCAACGCGGTGAAGGACAACAAGATCGACGCCTACTTCTGGGTTGGCGGCGTGCCGACCTCGGCGGTGACCGATCTGGGTGCGACCCCGGGCGTGAAGCTGAAGCTGATCGACCATTCGGATGTCGTGAAGAAGATGAACGACAAGTATGGTCCGCTCTATGCCACCGGCCAGATTCCGGCCGGCGCCTATCCGGGCCAGACTGCGCCGAATGCGATGTCCAGCGTGTGGAACATCCTGTTCGTCGCCGACACGATGGATGAAACCACCGCCTACAACATCACCAAGACCATCTTCGAGAAGCGCGATGAATGGGCCCAGGTGCATGCCGAGGCGAAGAACGTGAAGCTGGAAAACCAGAAGCGCGAGAACACGCCGGTTCCGTTCCATCCGGGTGCAATCAAGTATCTGGCGGAAAAAGGCATCAAGATCGACCCAAAATAA
- a CDS encoding DMT family transporter, whose amino-acid sequence MSSSASSPHLAQRWALAALILGALAIAFSPIFVRLSEVGPTATGFYRTMLAVPPLWLVWHLRPARKATAPGTSRMPPLGVLLLPGLLFAGDLFFWHLAIQYTSVANSTLLSNFAPVIVTLGAWLLLGERITGAFLVALLVSIFGAMMLVGSSFQLGGDYVFGDLLALTTACFYGAYMIAVAKLRGSHGSQEIMLWSSLVSGIVLLPMAWLMGETFLPATLNGWAVLFGLAWVSHALGQSLIAYALGHLPASFSSLVVLVQPVAAAFFGWLWLGESLGSLQIAGGVVVLGGILLARRAQLK is encoded by the coding sequence ATGTCCTCCTCCGCCTCATCGCCGCATCTGGCCCAGCGCTGGGCCCTGGCTGCCCTGATTCTCGGCGCGCTGGCAATTGCCTTCTCACCGATCTTCGTGCGTCTGTCGGAAGTCGGGCCGACTGCGACCGGTTTCTACCGCACCATGCTCGCCGTGCCGCCGCTGTGGCTGGTCTGGCATCTGCGGCCAGCGCGGAAGGCCACCGCTCCAGGTACATCGCGCATGCCGCCGCTCGGCGTGCTGCTGCTGCCCGGCTTGCTGTTCGCCGGCGATCTGTTCTTCTGGCATCTCGCGATCCAGTACACCTCGGTGGCGAATTCCACGCTGCTGTCGAATTTCGCGCCCGTCATCGTCACCCTCGGCGCCTGGCTCCTGCTGGGCGAGCGCATCACCGGTGCTTTCCTGGTTGCCCTGCTGGTGTCGATCTTCGGCGCGATGATGCTGGTCGGGTCCAGTTTCCAGCTTGGCGGCGACTACGTCTTCGGCGATCTGCTGGCGCTGACCACGGCCTGTTTTTACGGCGCCTATATGATCGCGGTGGCCAAACTGCGCGGCAGTCATGGCAGCCAGGAAATCATGCTGTGGTCCAGTCTGGTCAGCGGTATCGTACTGCTGCCGATGGCCTGGCTGATGGGCGAGACATTCCTGCCTGCCACACTGAACGGCTGGGCCGTGTTGTTCGGTCTGGCCTGGGTCAGCCATGCACTGGGGCAGAGCCTGATCGCCTATGCGCTCGGTCACCTGCCGGCGTCGTTCTCGTCACTGGTGGTGCTGGTGCAGCCGGTGGCGGCGGCCTTCTTCGGCTGGCTCTGGCTGGGCGAGAGCCTGGGGTCACTGCAGATCGCTGGCGGCGTCGTCGTGCTGGGCGGCATCCTGCTGGCGCGGCGCGCTCAGTTGAAGTAG
- a CDS encoding acetoacetate--CoA ligase — protein sequence MTETAAPALLWTPTAERIERSKLHRFMTWLRKERGRDFEDYDSLWRWSVSDLEGFWAAVWDHFELKSYKPYDKVLAKREMPGAKWFTGAELNFVDQVFRHETAARPAILYSSETQPLKQVAWSGLREQVGAMAAHLRALGVKRGDRVVAYAPNTPETIVAFLAVASIGAIWSVCSPDMGLNAVLDRFRQIEPVALFAVPSSHYNGKHLDKGDVLAQLVAELPSVQNLILMPGETAHALPDRVSIARWADVIAKPADLKVEPVPFDHPLWVVYSSGTTGLPKPIVHGHGGVVIVIMLMTALHNDLGPDDVFHWYSSTGWIMWNAQVAGLLVGSTIAIYDGSPSWPDWNRLWQFVGETKTTFFGAGAAFYANCQKAGIEPRKMADLSALRTIGSTGSPLSEDSYAWIYDKLDKSVWLTSISGGTDFAGAFVAGCTLLPVYAGEMQVRCLGADIQSLDDQGKSLTDEVGELVCASPLPSMPLFLWNDPDGKRYHDSYFDMYPGVWRHGDWLRITPRGGAIIYGRSDATINRHGLRLGTSEIYRAVEELPEVLDSLIVDLEYLGRESYMPLFVVLRPGLTLDAALKDRINQAIRKAVSARFVPNDIFQVSDVPRTLSGKKLEVPVKKILLGQPVEKVSNPGTMANPGSLAWFVEFAKRRAA from the coding sequence ATGACCGAGACGGCAGCCCCCGCCCTGCTGTGGACCCCAACGGCCGAGCGCATCGAGCGCAGCAAGCTGCATCGCTTCATGACCTGGCTGCGCAAAGAACGCGGCCGCGATTTCGAGGACTACGACAGCCTGTGGCGCTGGTCGGTCAGCGACCTCGAAGGCTTCTGGGCCGCGGTGTGGGATCATTTCGAGCTCAAGTCCTACAAGCCTTATGACAAGGTGCTGGCGAAGCGCGAGATGCCCGGTGCGAAGTGGTTCACCGGCGCCGAGCTGAATTTCGTCGACCAGGTTTTCCGGCATGAGACCGCGGCCCGGCCGGCCATCCTGTATTCCTCCGAGACCCAGCCGCTGAAACAGGTGGCGTGGAGCGGCCTGCGCGAACAGGTCGGCGCCATGGCGGCACATCTGCGTGCGCTGGGTGTGAAACGCGGCGACCGCGTGGTGGCCTATGCGCCCAATACGCCGGAAACCATCGTGGCTTTCCTGGCGGTGGCCAGCATCGGCGCGATCTGGTCGGTCTGTTCACCCGATATGGGGCTGAACGCAGTGCTCGACCGGTTTCGCCAGATCGAACCAGTGGCGCTGTTTGCCGTGCCCTCCAGTCATTACAACGGCAAGCATCTCGACAAGGGTGATGTGCTGGCCCAGCTGGTCGCCGAACTGCCATCGGTGCAGAACCTGATCCTGATGCCGGGCGAAACGGCCCATGCCCTGCCCGATCGTGTCTCCATCGCACGCTGGGCCGATGTGATTGCAAAACCTGCCGACCTGAAGGTCGAGCCGGTGCCCTTCGATCATCCGCTCTGGGTGGTTTACTCGTCCGGAACCACGGGTCTGCCGAAACCGATTGTGCATGGCCATGGCGGCGTGGTCATCGTGATCATGCTGATGACGGCGCTGCACAACGACCTTGGCCCCGATGACGTCTTCCACTGGTATTCCAGCACCGGCTGGATCATGTGGAATGCCCAGGTGGCCGGGCTGCTGGTCGGCTCCACCATCGCGATCTACGACGGCAGTCCGAGCTGGCCGGACTGGAACCGGCTGTGGCAGTTTGTCGGCGAGACAAAAACCACATTCTTCGGCGCTGGCGCAGCTTTCTATGCCAATTGCCAGAAAGCCGGCATCGAGCCGCGCAAGATGGCCGATCTCTCGGCCCTGCGCACCATCGGTTCGACCGGCTCGCCGCTGTCGGAAGACTCTTATGCCTGGATCTATGACAAGCTCGACAAATCGGTCTGGCTGACCTCGATCTCCGGCGGCACCGATTTTGCCGGCGCTTTCGTCGCCGGCTGCACCTTGCTGCCGGTCTATGCCGGCGAGATGCAGGTGCGCTGCCTTGGTGCCGACATCCAGTCGCTGGATGACCAGGGAAAATCGCTGACCGATGAGGTGGGCGAGCTGGTCTGCGCCTCGCCGCTGCCCTCCATGCCGCTGTTCCTGTGGAACGACCCGGACGGCAAGCGCTATCACGACAGTTATTTCGACATGTATCCCGGCGTCTGGCGCCATGGCGACTGGCTGCGCATCACGCCGCGCGGCGGCGCCATCATTTATGGCCGCTCGGATGCCACCATCAACCGCCATGGCCTGCGGCTGGGCACCAGCGAAATCTATCGCGCGGTGGAAGAACTGCCTGAAGTGCTGGATAGCCTGATCGTCGACCTCGAATATCTCGGCCGCGAAAGTTACATGCCACTCTTCGTCGTGCTGCGGCCGGGCCTGACGCTGGATGCCGCACTGAAGGACCGCATCAACCAGGCGATCCGCAAAGCCGTGTCGGCGCGTTTCGTGCCGAACGACATCTTCCAGGTGTCGGACGTGCCGCGCACGCTGTCAGGCAAGAAGCTGGAAGTGCCGGTGAAGAAAATCCTGCTCGGCCAGCCGGTCGAGAAGGTGTCCAATCCCGGCACCATGGCCAACCCGGGCAGTCTGGCCTGGTTCGTCGAGTTCGCGAAGCGGCGCGCGGCCTAG